A window of the Aquarana catesbeiana isolate 2022-GZ linkage group LG05, ASM4218655v1, whole genome shotgun sequence genome harbors these coding sequences:
- the KBTBD2 gene encoding kelch repeat and BTB domain-containing protein 2 produces the protein MSVQDERQINTEYAVSLLEQLKLFYEQQLLTDIVLIVEGTEFPCHKMVLATCSSYFRAMFMSGLSESKQTHVHLRNVDAASLQIIITYAYTGNLAINESTVEQLYETACFLQVEDVLQLCREYLIKKINAKNCVRLMSFADLFSCEELKQCAKRMVEHKFTTVYRQDAFMQLSRELLIDLVSSDNLNVEKEETVREAAMSWLEYNTVSRSQYLSTVLSHLRIDALSEVVQREWFQGLPPNDKSVVVQGLYKSMPRFFKPRLGMTKEEMIIIIEAALENPGSYSTICYSPQAEKVYKICNPPSELHKVGTVVTPDNDIFIAGGQVPVKTTKSNHSKPGKLQATFRAVNSFYWFDAQQNTWIPKTPMLCVRIKPSLVWCDGYIYAIGGDSVGGEQNRRTVERYDCEKDEWTLMSPLPCAFSWSVAVVVNDCIYVMAYNLTYCYIPRSGIWVEVAKRQTSRCFASAAAFDGKIFYLGGLQTDNNSGVWHPSSTLDGSSVAVEIYDVHKNEWYMAASIPAKRFADPCVRAVVISSSLCVFIRETHMNEKAKYAIYQYDMDLDQWFLRQQISERVLWDLGKEFRCTVGKLYPSCLEVSPWKPLTHVFSQDGADDFELDGNMATLPPV, from the exons ATGTCTGTCCAGGACGAACGGCAGATCAATACTGAATATGCAGTTTCTCTACTTGAGCAGCTAAAACTGTTCTATGAGCAACAACTACTAACAGACATAGTATTAATTGTTGAGGGCACTGAATTTCCATGTCACAAAATGGTTCTTGCAACATGCAGCTCTTATTTCAG GGCAATGTTTATGAGTGGGCTTAGCGAAAGTAAACAAACGCATGTCCATCTGAGAAATGTGGATGCAGCTTCTTTGCAGATCATTATCACATATGCATACACGGGTAACTTGGCAATAAATGAAAGCACTGTTGAACAGCTGTATGAAACCGCATGCTTTTTACAG GTGGAAGATGTGTTGCAGCTCTGTAGGGAATATTTAATTAAGAAAATCAATGCCAAAAACTGTGTCCGGCTAATGAGTTTTGCTGACTTGTTCAGCTGTGAAGAATTGAAGCAGTGCGCCAAAAGAATGGTGGAGCACAAGTTTACCACAGTGTACCGCCAGGATGCTTTCATGCAGCTATCTAGGGAGCTTTTGATAGACCTTGTGAGCAGTGACAATCTAAATGTGGAAAAAGAGGAGACGGTGAGAGAAGCTGCAATGTCTTGGTTAGAGTACAACACTGTATCCCGCTCGCAGTACTTGTCCACTGTTTTAAGCCACCTGCGCATTGATGCTCTTTCAGAGGTCGTTCAGCGTGAATGGTTCCAAGGTTTGCCACCAAATGATAAGTCTGTAGTAGTGCAAGGACTTTACAAATCCATGCCGAGATTCTTTAAACCAAGGCTTGGTATGACAAAAGAAGAGATGATCATCATCATAGAAGCTGCTCTTGAAAATCCTGGTTCTTATTCCACCATCTGTTACAGTCCTCAGGCAGAGAAAGTTTACAAGATTTGCAACCCACCCTCTGAGCTACATAAAGTTGGGACTGTGGTGACTCCTGATAATGATATTTTTATTGCTGGAGGACAGGTCCCTGTAAAAACGACCAAAAGCAATCACAGCAAGCCTGGCAAACTGCAGGCTACTTTCAGGGCTGTGAATAGTTTCTACTGGTTTGATGCACAGCAGAATACCTGGATTCCAAAGACCCCCATGTTATGCGTTCGAATTAAGCCTTCTTTGGTATGGTGTGACGGCTACATCTATGCAATTGGTGGAGATAGCGTAGGTGGTGAACAGAACAGAAGAACAGTGGAAAGATACGACTGTGAGAAGGATGAGTGGACTTTGATGAGCCCTCTTCCATGTGCATTTTCATGGAGTGTTGCAGTAGTTGTCAACGATTGCATTTATGTAATGGCTTATAATCTAACATACTGCTACATTCCACGGTCTGGTATCTGGGTAGAAGTAGCTAAGAGACAAACTAGTAGATGCTttgcttctgccgcagcctttgATGGCAAAATCTTCTACCTCGGAGGTCTGCAAACAGACAACAATTCTGGTGTGTGGCACCCATCCAGCACATTGGATGGCTCTTCCGTAGCTGTTGAAATATATGATGTTCATAAGAATGAATGGTATATGGCAGCCAGTATACCCGCCAAACGCTTTGCTGATCCCTGCGTTCGAGCAGTGGTCATATCCAGTTCCTTGTGCGTCTTTATCAGAGAGACACATATGAATGAAAAAGCAAAGTATGCCATCTATCAGTATGATATGGACCTGGACCAGTGGTTTCTGCGGCAGCAGATCTCAGAGCGTGTCCTTTGGGATTTGGGGAAAGAGTTCCGGTGCACTGTTGGGAAATTATACCCTTCATGTCTAGAAGTATCTCCTTGGAAACCGCTAACGCATGTTTTCTCACAAGATGGTGCAGATGACTTTGAGCTTGATGGAAACATGGCTACATTACCCCCTGTATAG